A genomic window from Peromyscus maniculatus bairdii isolate BWxNUB_F1_BW_parent chromosome 1, HU_Pman_BW_mat_3.1, whole genome shotgun sequence includes:
- the Selenos gene encoding selenoprotein S, whose amino-acid sequence MEHAEEPLSARPALETEGLRFLHVTVGSLLASYGWYILFSCILLYIVIQKLAVRLRALRQRQLDQAEAVLEPDAVVKRQEALAAARLRMQEDLNAQVEKHKEKLRQLEEEKRRQKIEMWDSMQEGRSYRRSTGRPQEEDGPGPSTSSVTPKGKSDKKPLRGGGYNPLTGEGGGTCSWRPGRRGPSSGG is encoded by the exons ATGGAGCACGCCGAGGAACCTCTGTCCGCGCGGCCGGCGCTGGAGACCGAGGGCCTGAGATTCCTGCACGTCACAG tgGGCTCCCTGCTGGCCAGCTACGGCTGGTACATCCTCTTCAGTTGCATCCTTCTCTACATTGTCATCCAGAAACTCGCAGTCCGACTGAGGGcgttgaggcagaggcagctggaccaAGCTGAGGCTGTTCTGG AACCTGATGCTGTTGTTAAGCGGCAAGAGGCTTTAGCAGCTGCTCGTTTGAGAATGCAGGAAGATCTAAATGCCCAGGTTGAAAAACATAAGGAAAAACTAAGACAG CTTGAAGAAGAGAAACGGAGACAGAAGATTGAAATGTGGGACAGCATGCAGGAAGGCAGAAGTTACAGAAGAAGTACGGGAAGGCCTCAG GAAGAAGATGGTCCTGGGCCTTCTACTTCATCTGTCACCCCCAAAGGAAAATCTGACAAAAAGCCTTTGCGGGGAGGTG GTTATAACCCTCTGACTGGTGAAGGGGGTGGAACCTGCTCCTGGAGACCTGGACGCAGGGGCCCATCATCTGGTGGATGA